The following proteins come from a genomic window of Anaerohalosphaeraceae bacterium:
- a CDS encoding right-handed parallel beta-helix repeat-containing protein: MFGRTFARGLAGWMLVWMAAATAGDLNPSAPPTSGTMKPLDQIEPRIAVCAANTPGDSAYTYIISQPGSYYLTDNVIVPTNKGGIRVMADHVTLDLMGFRIENTFVGTKGADGIALAGGTRKNIVIKNGTIRAFRCGISNSSLNDADVQILGIAVFSNVNHGIYLNTSTTDTTTGGGIIVRDCIAENNGMTGISVGNSAKVERCTANRNQTGISTGEGGIIRGCNTSYNTQVGIAAGENNLIENNVSSRNGQSGITTNSTSTIRGNSVYYNGDYGIFAGYGSVVTDNTVRSNQNHGIRAYSACVLSGNTCSNNQASGIFVIVGSTVVRNSAYMNQQNGIYASGCLVDQNTCVNNNQSGGSYVNLYTSGCTVGTNHAP, encoded by the coding sequence ATGTTCGGCAGGACGTTTGCAAGAGGGCTGGCGGGGTGGATGTTAGTTTGGATGGCGGCGGCGACGGCGGGCGATTTGAATCCCTCGGCTCCGCCCACAAGCGGGACGATGAAGCCCCTGGACCAGATTGAGCCCCGCATTGCGGTTTGTGCGGCCAATACGCCGGGTGACAGCGCCTATACGTATATAATTTCCCAACCGGGCAGCTATTATCTGACGGACAATGTCATTGTGCCCACCAACAAAGGCGGCATTCGGGTGATGGCCGACCATGTGACACTCGATTTGATGGGTTTCCGGATTGAAAATACCTTTGTCGGCACAAAAGGGGCGGATGGAATCGCTCTGGCGGGGGGGACGAGAAAAAATATTGTTATTAAGAACGGAACCATCCGCGCCTTTCGTTGCGGAATTTCCAACAGCTCCCTCAATGACGCGGATGTTCAGATTCTGGGGATTGCCGTTTTCAGCAATGTCAATCACGGCATTTATCTGAATACCAGCACCACCGATACAACGACCGGCGGCGGAATCATTGTTCGAGACTGTATAGCGGAAAACAACGGCATGACCGGAATCTCTGTTGGCAACAGTGCAAAGGTGGAACGCTGCACGGCCAATCGGAATCAGACAGGGATTTCCACCGGCGAAGGCGGCATCATTCGCGGATGCAATACATCTTACAATACGCAGGTCGGCATTGCAGCCGGAGAAAATAATCTGATAGAAAACAATGTCAGCAGCCGCAACGGACAAAGCGGGATTACGACCAATTCGACCAGCACCATACGCGGCAACAGTGTTTACTACAACGGCGATTATGGGATTTTTGCCGGCTACGGCAGTGTTGTGACGGACAATACCGTCCGGTCGAATCAGAACCACGGGATTCGTGCCTATAGTGCGTGTGTTCTCAGCGGCAATACATGCTCCAACAATCAGGCCAGCGGCATCTTTGTCATCGTGGGTTCGACGGTTGTGAGGAATTCGGCCTATATGAATCAGCAGAACGGTATTTACGCCTCCGGATGTCTGGTGGATCAGAACACCTGCGTGAACAACAATCAAAGCGGCGGCAGCTACGTGAATCTCTATACCTCCGGCTGCACGGTCGGGACCAATCATGCCCCGTAG